The following are encoded together in the Pseudomonas sp. Leaf58 genome:
- a CDS encoding GNAT family N-acetyltransferase — MSFNRETVSDIYRLFKEKTCHLVKDGCYLKKSLDLNNTSPLASETAVASFVANCLSGAKVKADLLSKAMNVPRHVALDLVSNMCFFGSWQDLKASANSLEKLPPSQLMTSGNTFKISLAGWRVNGEYMNDEFFMLFCVFAEIWIKATNSDHEFSAGETVAGLFGNAETGSDAIPVKQFIEILSMKNSNPCESMLMHLLAKKPLDVGNEANGWGDISTITVREFLSKKVAVGSGRASTMMDQMNGHIRGSCHDFVTETMPMIGMQIYDPVEFVRKLSLTQNSENAKKSGLKLLEGLLDTPLLDVVKPPLAANGFRLNLRMDFFSYVSSHFDKIIVDNHPISNGYSISLYRTKLDYDDEVKIHRVVATVTDSTGALAGFADATFIKNPYGTLSYLGSVLDDAQLSDCNELALAATFDYEFGIYHRFEKMLFITSWEVSSHHRRKGIGRALIDAILTDGIKGLGKPQTVLSAVRPTGYVVPPLAEEGGDNFSNYASDLRVVQEAWGECVIKNKALKGLKITYVNAEYNPIFHGLGNLEILALMTYQMIDY, encoded by the coding sequence ATGAGTTTCAATCGCGAAACAGTGTCTGATATTTACAGGCTATTCAAAGAAAAAACCTGTCATCTTGTAAAAGACGGCTGTTATCTTAAGAAGTCCCTTGATCTAAATAATACCTCTCCGCTAGCAAGCGAAACGGCAGTCGCCTCCTTTGTTGCAAACTGTTTGTCTGGGGCGAAAGTTAAAGCGGACTTGTTATCTAAGGCCATGAATGTACCTCGCCATGTGGCATTAGATCTTGTATCTAATATGTGTTTTTTCGGCAGCTGGCAAGATCTTAAAGCCTCAGCCAACTCATTGGAGAAGCTTCCGCCTAGCCAATTAATGACATCCGGAAACACCTTCAAGATTTCACTTGCAGGGTGGCGAGTAAATGGCGAATACATGAATGACGAATTTTTCATGTTATTTTGCGTATTTGCTGAAATCTGGATTAAGGCAACAAACAGTGACCATGAGTTTAGCGCAGGAGAAACTGTAGCTGGCTTGTTTGGTAACGCTGAGACTGGAAGCGATGCGATTCCAGTGAAACAATTCATTGAAATTCTCAGCATGAAGAATTCAAATCCTTGTGAAAGCATGCTGATGCACCTGCTCGCCAAAAAACCCCTTGATGTTGGTAACGAAGCCAACGGATGGGGAGACATTTCAACTATCACCGTCAGAGAATTTCTGTCGAAAAAAGTGGCCGTGGGCTCCGGTCGCGCATCGACCATGATGGATCAAATGAATGGACACATCCGTGGCAGCTGTCATGACTTTGTGACAGAAACTATGCCCATGATAGGCATGCAAATTTATGACCCCGTGGAATTTGTACGGAAGCTTTCGCTTACACAGAACTCCGAGAATGCGAAGAAATCCGGCCTTAAATTACTGGAGGGTTTGCTTGATACGCCACTATTGGATGTGGTGAAGCCGCCCTTGGCTGCCAATGGTTTTCGTCTCAACCTGAGAATGGACTTTTTTTCCTATGTCTCTTCTCATTTCGACAAAATCATTGTTGACAACCACCCCATATCGAATGGCTATAGCATCAGCCTGTACCGGACAAAGCTGGATTACGATGATGAGGTGAAAATCCACCGTGTTGTTGCAACAGTAACTGACAGCACGGGAGCTTTGGCGGGTTTTGCTGATGCCACGTTTATTAAAAACCCTTATGGTACCTTGAGTTATTTGGGAAGTGTATTGGACGACGCCCAGCTTTCGGATTGTAATGAGCTGGCATTAGCAGCTACTTTTGACTATGAATTCGGAATCTACCATCGGTTTGAAAAGATGCTGTTCATCACTTCCTGGGAGGTATCCTCACACCACCGAAGAAAAGGCATCGGGCGTGCTCTCATTGACGCCATTCTGACCGATGGGATAAAGGGTCTTGGCAAACCACAAACCGTGCTTTCAGCAGTCAGGCCCACTGGCTACGTTGTTCCCCCGCTTGCGGAAGAAGGTGGGGACAACTTTTCCAACTATGCCAGTGATCTTCGCGTGGTACAAGAAGCTTGGGGTGAATGCGTCATCAAAAACAAAGCTCTGAAAGGATTGAAAATCACCTACGTGAATGCGGAATACAATCCTATTTTCCACGGCCTTGGAAACCTGGAAATTTTGGCTCTCATGACCTACCAAATGATTGATTACTAG
- a CDS encoding DNA/RNA non-specific endonuclease: MKTLKLAALASLALALAPSAQAKGFFDLTPVFEPSGYQRGDLKDSQAADLYSAEQKQNSFDDCVDKFPDETPFSAGIVPQHMQTMALCSDNFAVLYSKTSKTPLVVVERLNAQLLQDAKGEERTNAFYADPRIPAQFRAELSDYRGSKLDRGHLSPAADAPDAKAMAQSFSLSNMVPQDPNHNRKIWSKVERDVRKFAQRVDGDVYVFTGPLFDQGHKTIGANKVWVPTRLFKLVYDKSSQRAWAYVMVNGNTAIQRPVDYQTFVEQTGLHLLGDLPVSGSVGRS; encoded by the coding sequence ATGAAGACACTCAAGCTGGCAGCGCTGGCCTCCTTGGCCCTTGCCCTGGCCCCATCTGCACAGGCGAAAGGCTTTTTCGACCTGACACCCGTGTTTGAACCGAGCGGCTACCAGCGCGGTGATCTCAAGGATTCACAAGCTGCAGATTTATATTCCGCAGAACAAAAGCAAAATTCCTTCGACGACTGCGTCGACAAGTTCCCGGATGAAACACCATTTTCCGCAGGCATTGTGCCCCAGCACATGCAGACCATGGCATTGTGCTCTGACAATTTCGCGGTGCTGTACTCCAAGACCAGCAAAACGCCACTGGTGGTAGTCGAGCGCTTGAATGCGCAACTACTGCAGGATGCAAAGGGCGAAGAACGCACCAATGCGTTTTACGCCGACCCACGCATCCCCGCCCAATTCCGGGCGGAATTGTCCGATTATCGCGGCTCGAAACTGGACAGGGGGCACCTCTCGCCTGCCGCCGATGCGCCTGATGCGAAAGCCATGGCGCAGAGTTTTTCCCTCTCGAACATGGTGCCACAAGACCCCAACCACAACCGCAAGATTTGGAGCAAGGTTGAGCGGGACGTGCGCAAGTTCGCCCAACGGGTCGATGGCGACGTTTACGTGTTCACCGGGCCACTGTTTGACCAGGGTCACAAGACCATCGGGGCCAACAAGGTCTGGGTACCCACACGCCTGTTCAAGCTGGTTTACGACAAGAGCAGTCAGCGCGCCTGGGCTTATGTGATGGTCAATGGCAATACGGCCATTCAACGACCTGTAGATTACCAGACGTTCGTGGAGCAGACAGGCCTCCACCTCCTGGGCGACCTCCCAGTGTCGGGCAGCGTTGGCCGCTCCTGA
- a CDS encoding Shedu anti-phage system protein SduA domain-containing protein, protein MTESTNQQQIIDTFERLVSTPRSMLSEIKAKQASPQVPEPRNRIKRKGLESQAGKRKPVRSAPPEKPQAPTRDEHSIHKMIVDHPFLLHTPELFGGGLYLDSVLNKHRLPCNLIPDFAYITAQDRVIKITLVEIERSVKGVFHSHISMRSTFRSETVEAINQVREWRAAMENDDMRRALLRNLRPLFQNYPVGIFEPDGHVSNLARISLGYVLVVGSETVETPIQQQMIDDLYLHEDIIFMTYPMMIQRLRTGIRAKNMLKVGPRGISVETLGAPTQLLSKGPDVGLPREFDTDAYGIKMAGLGWALSGNARRASAVHPASIKQIFYRANGLCEQPGCTTKIIHEGEVRGRLRHLYNGIDDLSDVETLSDTDHVLLMCHEHADALNKGQVFMLGRPHPLNDALKLRRPYRPLLDDDAYAFIGEWNDSKSHPILETLGIDAALEPELARLVHLWSMAVASLPWVCQIKLSQIVRDHFDPKNSWNVDRSRRYAHTNRVCHYLWRASVIRVNDLARPGKEIEPTVFSKTLIDRVNKRFGSRSMAAISALCEANGRRLEEELKRAIREAQEV, encoded by the coding sequence ATGACCGAGTCCACCAATCAGCAGCAGATCATCGACACCTTTGAGCGCCTGGTAAGCACGCCCCGCTCGATGCTCTCCGAGATCAAAGCCAAGCAGGCTTCCCCCCAAGTTCCAGAGCCGCGCAACCGTATCAAACGAAAAGGACTGGAAAGCCAGGCTGGTAAGAGAAAACCCGTGCGCAGCGCCCCACCGGAAAAACCCCAAGCGCCTACCCGCGACGAACATTCCATTCACAAAATGATCGTCGACCACCCTTTCCTCCTCCATACGCCCGAGCTCTTTGGTGGCGGCCTGTACCTCGATTCGGTGCTCAACAAGCACCGACTCCCCTGCAATCTGATTCCTGACTTTGCCTATATCACCGCGCAAGACAGGGTCATCAAGATTACGCTGGTCGAGATCGAGCGCTCCGTGAAGGGCGTTTTTCACTCCCACATAAGCATGAGGTCAACGTTTCGAAGCGAAACGGTGGAGGCCATCAACCAGGTACGGGAATGGCGGGCGGCCATGGAAAATGACGACATGCGTCGGGCCCTGCTGCGAAATCTGAGGCCCTTGTTCCAGAACTACCCGGTCGGCATTTTCGAACCTGACGGACATGTCTCCAACCTGGCCAGAATCAGCCTGGGCTATGTCCTGGTGGTCGGTTCAGAAACGGTGGAAACACCCATCCAGCAGCAGATGATCGATGACCTGTACCTGCATGAGGACATCATCTTCATGACCTACCCCATGATGATCCAGCGGCTCAGAACCGGGATACGCGCCAAAAACATGCTCAAGGTCGGGCCCAGGGGAATCTCGGTCGAAACCCTGGGGGCACCCACCCAACTGTTGAGCAAGGGCCCGGATGTCGGACTGCCTCGGGAGTTTGACACCGATGCCTACGGCATCAAGATGGCAGGTCTTGGATGGGCGCTCAGTGGGAACGCTCGACGGGCAAGCGCCGTCCATCCTGCCTCGATCAAGCAGATTTTCTACCGGGCCAATGGCCTGTGCGAGCAGCCAGGCTGCACTACAAAAATCATCCATGAGGGGGAGGTGCGGGGCCGTCTCAGGCACCTGTACAACGGCATTGATGACCTGAGTGACGTGGAGACCCTCTCGGACACCGATCATGTGCTGCTCATGTGTCACGAGCATGCCGATGCGCTCAACAAAGGCCAGGTCTTCATGTTGGGAAGACCACACCCATTAAATGATGCCCTCAAGCTACGCCGGCCTTACAGACCCCTGCTGGATGACGATGCTTACGCCTTCATCGGCGAATGGAACGATTCGAAGTCCCACCCCATTCTGGAAACGCTTGGAATCGACGCAGCGCTTGAACCGGAGCTCGCCCGACTTGTTCATTTGTGGTCAATGGCCGTAGCCTCCTTGCCCTGGGTTTGCCAGATCAAGCTGAGCCAGATTGTCAGGGATCATTTCGATCCCAAGAACAGCTGGAACGTTGACCGGTCACGCCGATATGCCCATACCAACCGCGTGTGTCATTACCTCTGGCGTGCAAGCGTCATACGGGTGAATGACTTGGCACGACCTGGAAAGGAAATCGAGCCCACCGTGTTCAGCAAGACCCTCATCGATCGCGTGAACAAGCGCTTTGGTAGCCGCTCCATGGCTGCCATCAGCGCGTTGTGCGAGGCCAATGGCCGCAGGCTTGAGGAGGAGCTCAAAAGGGCCATCAGGGAGGCCCAGGAGGTCTGA
- a CDS encoding DEAD/DEAH box helicase gives MTKLIHYLFENDLAGNILLVGQSHASVDTVAVKARELCAKLGTEVSVIRLGHESAIDDQMLQCHSSSIQRQIRFKFQREYEKRINALSSRLMLSQDLVEELAKLHRSISPILDRVRTYTKQKGDAASKRHIEESVRIEQMRDFDERIASCVESLQHHMDSRGYEFDLPSPAAPEFWDELSRRVARQHGVTDLLALQRLNNLISISQDWIDVLGSGAANYDRFLVKTSQLVCGTLVGIGAGAIHIEEMEFDWVIIDEAGRAQASELMIAMQCGRRVLLVGDHKQLAPMYEKRHVREVARKLQIDERETVKTDFERAFVVNNGITLNTQYRMIEPIGNIVSHCFYNNELHSFRKKAESWCSELPYPLNKAVSWIDSGSGERAVNEDEPEKGKFVNKHEVAVCLHLLRQLARPEHMEKINAKRTPMSPQPIGVITMYRGQKRLIEEELSRAEWAAPLRGAVRIDTVDSYQGSENLILFLSLVRNNDKGLQGFLVDQSRINVALSRAKDRLVVIGSKRMWSGVNAPSALGTVVSYINEHQITAPDDYEIVDGTTVIEGQRHE, from the coding sequence GTGACCAAGCTGATTCACTACCTTTTCGAGAATGATCTGGCGGGGAACATACTTCTTGTAGGTCAGTCCCATGCCTCAGTAGACACGGTCGCTGTAAAGGCCCGAGAACTGTGCGCCAAGCTCGGCACAGAAGTGAGCGTCATACGCCTGGGGCATGAATCAGCTATCGATGATCAGATGCTCCAGTGTCACTCCAGCTCGATTCAGCGCCAGATTCGCTTCAAGTTCCAACGCGAATACGAGAAACGCATCAATGCCCTGTCTTCGCGCCTGATGCTCAGCCAGGATCTAGTAGAGGAGTTGGCCAAGCTGCACCGCAGCATCAGCCCAATCCTGGATCGGGTGCGTACGTACACCAAGCAGAAAGGTGATGCAGCTTCCAAGCGGCACATCGAAGAATCTGTTCGCATCGAGCAAATGCGAGACTTTGATGAGCGAATTGCCAGTTGCGTCGAGTCGCTTCAGCATCACATGGACAGTCGGGGTTATGAGTTCGACTTGCCATCACCTGCTGCGCCTGAATTCTGGGATGAGCTTTCCAGGCGGGTAGCGCGTCAGCACGGCGTGACGGATCTGCTGGCTCTTCAGCGGCTGAACAACCTGATCAGCATCAGTCAGGATTGGATCGATGTCCTTGGGTCGGGCGCCGCCAACTACGACCGCTTCCTCGTCAAGACTTCACAACTTGTCTGCGGCACCCTGGTCGGCATCGGCGCAGGCGCCATTCACATTGAAGAGATGGAATTCGACTGGGTCATCATCGATGAAGCCGGGCGGGCTCAGGCTTCGGAGTTGATGATTGCCATGCAGTGCGGGCGTCGCGTCCTGCTAGTGGGCGATCATAAGCAGCTGGCGCCGATGTATGAGAAACGGCATGTTCGCGAAGTGGCAAGGAAGCTGCAAATCGATGAGCGTGAGACGGTCAAAACCGACTTTGAGCGGGCCTTTGTTGTGAACAACGGCATTACGCTCAACACCCAATACCGCATGATCGAACCGATCGGTAACATCGTCAGCCATTGCTTCTACAACAACGAGCTGCACAGCTTCCGCAAGAAGGCTGAGTCCTGGTGTTCGGAGCTACCGTACCCGCTGAACAAGGCTGTGAGCTGGATTGACAGCGGCAGCGGGGAGCGTGCCGTCAACGAAGATGAGCCTGAAAAAGGCAAGTTTGTGAACAAGCACGAGGTAGCCGTGTGCTTGCACCTGCTTCGGCAACTGGCGCGCCCCGAGCACATGGAAAAGATCAATGCCAAGCGCACCCCGATGAGTCCGCAGCCGATCGGCGTGATCACGATGTACCGTGGGCAGAAGCGCCTGATCGAGGAAGAACTGAGTCGCGCCGAGTGGGCCGCGCCGTTGCGCGGTGCCGTCAGGATCGACACCGTCGACTCCTACCAGGGCTCTGAAAACCTCATACTTTTCCTCAGCTTGGTGAGGAATAATGACAAAGGACTTCAAGGCTTCCTGGTCGATCAGTCACGGATCAACGTTGCCCTGTCACGTGCCAAGGATCGCCTGGTTGTCATCGGCTCGAAACGTATGTGGAGTGGAGTGAACGCGCCTTCGGCCTTGGGTACCGTTGTCAGCTACATCAACGAGCACCAGATCACCGCTCCAGATGATTATGAAATCGTGGATGGCACCACTGTTATCGAGGGTCAGCGTCATGAATGA
- a CDS encoding S24 family peptidase → MKIIPEHQIEESKKLRAIFEERQLQAKLRGKRITQAGVGRACGWASAQSVFSQLLVGRMALNLDSLLKLALVLRFSPSEVSPRLASTMELIAKLPGIVDTEVEAYRLPVLTGSVPVSCKALLSDARSFDLEQGPFGHLSIYSADPAAYGLVLSGNHLSPRFRNGEVLVIEPGKPCQAGDEVLVQLDGGLCMLREFIYRRDGQCRLDGVCGGDSVYIEDASIQAVHVVDAIAKPSRWNR, encoded by the coding sequence ATGAAAATTATCCCTGAACATCAGATCGAAGAGTCGAAGAAGCTGCGGGCTATTTTTGAGGAACGCCAACTACAAGCAAAGCTACGGGGTAAGCGAATCACCCAGGCTGGGGTGGGGAGGGCTTGTGGCTGGGCTTCAGCACAGAGCGTGTTTAGTCAGTTGCTGGTCGGGCGTATGGCGCTCAACCTGGACTCTTTGCTGAAGCTGGCGCTGGTGCTTCGCTTCAGTCCTTCGGAGGTGAGTCCGCGCCTGGCCAGCACCATGGAGCTCATTGCAAAGCTACCAGGCATTGTGGATACCGAAGTGGAAGCTTATCGCCTCCCAGTACTCACAGGTAGCGTGCCTGTGAGCTGCAAGGCCCTTCTGAGCGATGCCAGGAGCTTTGATCTGGAGCAGGGGCCCTTTGGGCATTTATCCATCTATAGCGCTGATCCTGCAGCGTATGGCCTGGTCTTGTCAGGCAATCACCTGTCCCCACGCTTCAGAAACGGAGAAGTCCTGGTCATTGAGCCTGGGAAACCTTGCCAGGCAGGCGACGAGGTGTTGGTTCAGCTTGATGGCGGTCTTTGCATGCTCAGGGAGTTCATCTACCGCAGAGACGGACAATGCCGGCTTGACGGGGTATGCGGCGGCGATTCTGTGTACATCGAAGACGCATCGATCCAGGCTGTGCATGTCGTGGATGCCATTGCCAAACCCTCCCGATGGAACAGGTAG
- a CDS encoding NERD domain-containing protein kinase family protein — protein sequence MDIIVRGNGLHKSETNALDQMQKHLRNSWFGYASVLVADKQGSMEFDLIVVTHDRVLVVELKEWHGKLTNFDGNWVITTPRGQQNRGKSAYHRKRDQGYRLAAILKREIGHKLSYDPYVEAHVVLCGSATPEFLPEGERKYVHTLEDFLKIAGNDYDNFVQQVRMIKFDEMGRLRPNKAQHIFDSFFRGNRVELAEFNYLEYTAANAPDRVHDQHLFSEYPATKAGPPVSKAMMRRWDLATLGLAFHDDDTWRRVVTREDYVYRTASAANSPLEEFLLRPLSPMVEDNITSDCVELFELRKNTLRLEQHLNLHGHKWSVEERLDLTKALLLPFSEMHGMGFAHRDIDAQNLWYSQDSRIILTSSFHAAFIPEKGTVRDLAERLRSNSTLLPEDVYASDGEVLSPFAKDVYLLALVAHKICYHGVKFNLDDGIPVWRSIPNDPFEGKLDAFFAKAMDLEQKNRFANASEMLAEFNSIAVGKSLQYDDTQEVMQEIAKGDFIKADWNPYMLMSYFPPAPGAVPTPVGEKMVYRCLCNGEEGLLKFWPKAVVDPKNPGINRRILRMRKRIEQTQEDELPLPGLLDHGLFAHGNGLFVVTRFEDGTAWPDYVAQLETLEQKLETAAALCCLLNNVHGLDFAHGDLHPGNILVRPTQADEPLSLMFIDALDFGDTSEPYNVEYGPLDPSTSDSFGRDCYAVYQIVRELLGNEAPAALTAEFELAKEQPNGVPVAIDPLAVSIKAALEVLRKPAAAPIEPLKFIADAYKWPAELTLLQAGESAYYLHVAKADRNPEHLYIRITAQDKRLSFNFDPVSEALSSAWLADVSFGEYISAGQKAQATFVQPIAIQKGISTKANEEAFVRFLLEQEPVQTFLKKAEEVADEDECAASDTCDESVDQTIRPTAIWRAMLETEGDQLMRVEIDNASLEESASGALLIPYVSQGNRELDFNAEAGDIGIYLEGEGRPFGEVVAEECSSSRLAVRMFAAGIRSVKQKLIPGTELIFESKLNNASRERRKKAMERVLNGVSRIPHLPAYFDQNGTLRSKVIGKIPDEAAIRTRYDSEFEQLNPRQIVTFQRTISEGPIVFSRGRRGRVRQLS from the coding sequence ATGGATATCATCGTTCGCGGTAATGGGCTGCACAAGAGCGAAACGAACGCGCTTGACCAAATGCAGAAGCACTTGCGCAATAGCTGGTTTGGTTATGCCTCGGTACTGGTGGCCGACAAGCAAGGCTCGATGGAATTTGACTTGATTGTCGTCACCCATGATCGGGTGCTGGTCGTCGAGCTCAAGGAGTGGCATGGCAAGCTGACCAATTTCGACGGCAACTGGGTGATCACCACCCCGCGTGGTCAGCAAAACCGAGGGAAAAGCGCCTATCACCGCAAGCGTGACCAGGGCTATCGCCTGGCAGCCATTCTCAAACGGGAAATCGGCCACAAGCTGTCCTACGATCCCTATGTCGAAGCCCATGTGGTGCTCTGTGGCAGCGCGACCCCGGAGTTCTTGCCTGAGGGAGAGCGCAAATACGTTCACACTCTCGAAGACTTCTTGAAAATCGCTGGCAACGACTACGACAACTTCGTCCAGCAAGTGCGGATGATCAAGTTCGATGAGATGGGGCGGCTCAGGCCCAACAAGGCCCAGCACATCTTTGACAGCTTCTTCCGTGGCAATCGCGTAGAGCTGGCTGAGTTCAATTACCTGGAATACACCGCTGCGAATGCACCTGACCGGGTGCATGACCAACACCTGTTCAGCGAGTATCCGGCAACCAAGGCTGGCCCACCGGTCAGCAAGGCCATGATGCGTCGCTGGGATCTGGCAACGCTGGGCCTGGCGTTTCATGATGACGATACATGGCGTCGCGTGGTGACCCGTGAGGACTACGTCTACCGCACCGCCAGCGCTGCCAACAGCCCGCTGGAAGAATTCCTGCTCCGCCCGTTGTCGCCGATGGTTGAGGACAACATCACCAGCGACTGCGTCGAATTGTTCGAATTGCGCAAGAACACCCTGCGCCTTGAGCAGCACCTGAACCTGCATGGGCACAAGTGGTCGGTGGAGGAGCGTCTAGACCTGACCAAGGCCTTGCTCCTGCCGTTCAGTGAAATGCACGGCATGGGCTTCGCCCATCGTGACATCGACGCACAAAACCTGTGGTATTCGCAGGACTCGCGAATCATTCTGACCTCCAGCTTCCATGCCGCGTTCATTCCCGAGAAGGGCACCGTCCGGGATCTGGCGGAGCGGCTGAGAAGCAATTCGACGCTGTTGCCTGAGGACGTGTATGCCTCGGACGGCGAGGTGCTCAGCCCGTTTGCCAAGGATGTTTACCTGCTGGCCCTGGTGGCGCACAAGATTTGCTACCACGGTGTGAAATTCAACCTGGACGATGGCATCCCCGTCTGGCGGTCGATCCCGAACGACCCTTTCGAGGGGAAACTCGATGCCTTTTTCGCCAAGGCCATGGATCTGGAGCAGAAAAATCGCTTCGCCAATGCCTCTGAAATGCTGGCTGAGTTCAACAGCATTGCGGTCGGCAAGTCGCTGCAGTACGACGACACTCAGGAGGTCATGCAGGAGATCGCCAAAGGCGATTTCATCAAGGCCGATTGGAACCCGTACATGCTGATGAGCTACTTCCCGCCAGCACCAGGGGCCGTGCCTACCCCTGTGGGCGAGAAGATGGTGTACCGCTGCCTTTGCAACGGCGAAGAAGGGCTGCTGAAATTCTGGCCCAAGGCTGTGGTTGATCCGAAGAATCCTGGCATCAACCGCCGTATCCTGCGCATGCGCAAGCGCATCGAGCAGACGCAGGAGGATGAATTGCCGCTGCCAGGCCTGCTGGATCATGGCCTGTTCGCCCACGGCAATGGTCTCTTTGTGGTCACGCGTTTCGAGGACGGAACTGCCTGGCCAGACTATGTCGCACAACTTGAGACGCTGGAGCAAAAGCTCGAAACTGCAGCCGCGTTGTGCTGCTTGTTGAACAATGTTCATGGCTTGGATTTTGCCCACGGCGATTTGCACCCCGGCAACATTCTGGTGCGGCCTACCCAGGCGGATGAGCCATTGTCACTGATGTTCATCGACGCCCTGGACTTCGGCGACACCTCGGAGCCCTACAACGTCGAGTATGGCCCGCTTGATCCATCCACCAGTGATAGTTTTGGTCGTGACTGTTATGCGGTCTACCAGATCGTCCGCGAGCTCCTGGGAAATGAAGCGCCTGCAGCCCTCACTGCTGAATTTGAGCTGGCCAAGGAACAGCCCAATGGAGTCCCTGTTGCCATCGACCCCCTTGCGGTCAGCATCAAGGCTGCCCTTGAGGTATTGCGCAAACCGGCTGCAGCTCCCATCGAGCCGCTTAAATTCATTGCCGATGCCTACAAGTGGCCTGCCGAGCTGACCTTACTGCAAGCGGGTGAATCAGCTTACTACCTTCATGTGGCCAAGGCCGATCGCAACCCGGAACACCTGTACATCCGGATCACCGCTCAGGACAAGCGCCTGTCCTTCAACTTCGACCCAGTGAGCGAGGCGTTGTCTTCAGCCTGGCTCGCCGATGTGTCCTTCGGCGAATACATCTCCGCAGGGCAAAAAGCCCAGGCCACCTTTGTCCAGCCGATTGCCATCCAGAAAGGTATCTCGACCAAGGCGAACGAAGAAGCCTTCGTGCGTTTCCTGCTGGAACAAGAGCCCGTGCAGACCTTCCTCAAGAAGGCCGAAGAAGTTGCGGATGAAGATGAGTGTGCGGCCAGCGATACGTGCGATGAGTCCGTTGACCAGACCATCAGGCCTACGGCCATCTGGAGGGCGATGCTGGAAACCGAGGGTGATCAGCTGATGCGCGTCGAGATCGACAACGCCAGCCTGGAAGAAAGCGCCAGCGGTGCACTGTTGATCCCCTATGTTTCTCAGGGCAACCGGGAGCTGGACTTCAACGCTGAGGCGGGCGACATTGGCATCTACCTGGAAGGTGAGGGGCGCCCGTTCGGTGAGGTTGTCGCGGAAGAGTGCAGTTCCAGCCGCCTGGCAGTGCGCATGTTTGCTGCAGGCATTCGCAGCGTGAAACAGAAGCTGATCCCCGGTACCGAGCTGATCTTTGAGTCCAAACTCAACAATGCTTCCCGAGAGCGCCGGAAAAAGGCCATGGAAAGGGTGCTCAACGGGGTATCCCGCATTCCGCACCTACCAGCCTATTTCGATCAGAACGGCACCCTGCGATCGAAGGTCATTGGTAAGATTCCTGATGAGGCTGCCATTCGGACACGGTACGATTCCGAATTCGAACAACTCAATCCCCGGCAGATCGTGACGTTCCAGCGGACGATCTCTGAAGGGCCGATAGTGTTCTCCAGGGGCCGCCGGGGACGGGTAAGACAGCTTTCGTGA
- a CDS encoding helix-turn-helix domain-containing protein, translated as MVAVVKAKTPSKRATSDLADFATRVRQARKLLGLSQQGLSDASKIPASTLKNYELGHSSPSAENLQKMFRVGINPMWVLLGHKPVLVETFTSPTTRHSRALAAAARRDAAALSTGRPQPRAPSKPPIASKRAITTIKRENAPSPTSSTPEVDND; from the coding sequence ATGGTTGCTGTTGTCAAAGCCAAGACGCCATCCAAGCGCGCCACAAGCGACCTCGCTGATTTCGCCACGCGGGTACGCCAGGCGCGCAAATTGCTTGGTTTGTCCCAGCAAGGGCTCTCAGACGCGTCAAAAATTCCGGCATCCACCCTGAAGAACTACGAGCTGGGGCACTCCAGCCCAAGTGCCGAAAACCTGCAGAAGATGTTCAGGGTTGGGATCAATCCCATGTGGGTGTTGCTCGGACACAAGCCTGTCCTGGTCGAAACCTTCACATCCCCCACGACTCGTCATTCCAGGGCCCTTGCAGCCGCCGCCCGCCGAGACGCAGCGGCCTTGTCCACTGGCCGCCCCCAGCCCAGGGCGCCCAGCAAACCACCGATTGCGTCAAAGCGGGCCATCACCACCATCAAACGTGAAAACGCCCCCTCACCAACCTCTTCTACCCCCGAGGTCGACAATGACTAA